One window of the Rhodothermales bacterium genome contains the following:
- a CDS encoding phosphopentomutase, whose translation MLDGVGIGAAPDAAAYGDEGSHTLGHVLEACRPDLPNLARLGLGNIAPLPGLAPVSDPGAAYGRMQEVSAGKDSTTGHWELAGIRLETPFPTYPDGFPEPVIKQFLDVTGSTRVLGNRPESGTAIITEFGAEHLATGNPIVYTSADSVFQVAAHVDRVPLETLYDWCRLAREQVCTGEHAVGRVIARPFTGEPGAFVRLSGKRHDYALAPTAEPLQSTLQVAGIRTVCVGKVADLFAGVGFDEVRKTSGNAEGIRETLVAMQAATAQSTFIWTNLIDFDQEFGHRNNPEGFAGALEQFDRALPDLLAALPDGGRLLITADHGNDPTTASTDHAREYVPLLYVGVPPVDLGIRHGFTDHAATVADYFGVPYPVDGQSFEPA comes from the coding sequence GTGCTTGACGGCGTCGGCATCGGCGCGGCGCCCGATGCCGCCGCGTACGGCGACGAGGGGAGTCACACACTGGGGCATGTCCTGGAAGCCTGCCGGCCGGACCTGCCGAATCTGGCGCGACTCGGTCTGGGCAACATTGCTCCGCTTCCCGGTCTGGCTCCGGTGTCGGATCCTGGCGCGGCCTACGGACGCATGCAGGAAGTATCGGCCGGCAAGGATTCCACCACCGGGCACTGGGAATTGGCCGGTATCCGGCTGGAAACGCCGTTTCCGACCTATCCTGACGGGTTTCCGGAGCCCGTCATAAAGCAGTTCCTGGACGTTACCGGCAGCACGCGCGTACTGGGCAACCGTCCGGAGTCCGGAACCGCCATCATCACCGAATTCGGCGCCGAACACCTTGCCACGGGCAATCCCATCGTGTATACGTCGGCCGACAGTGTCTTCCAGGTTGCGGCCCACGTGGACCGGGTTCCGCTGGAAACGCTCTACGACTGGTGCCGTCTGGCCCGCGAACAGGTCTGCACGGGCGAGCACGCGGTGGGGCGGGTGATTGCCCGACCCTTCACCGGGGAGCCCGGTGCGTTCGTCCGGCTCTCCGGAAAGCGCCACGACTATGCGCTCGCGCCCACCGCCGAGCCTCTCCAGTCCACCCTCCAGGTAGCCGGCATCCGGACGGTCTGTGTCGGGAAGGTGGCCGATCTGTTCGCCGGGGTCGGTTTCGACGAGGTCCGCAAGACCAGTGGCAACGCCGAGGGCATCCGGGAGACGCTCGTGGCCATGCAAGCCGCTACCGCCCAATCCACCTTCATCTGGACCAACCTCATTGACTTCGACCAGGAATTCGGCCACCGCAACAACCCGGAGGGATTTGCCGGTGCACTGGAGCAGTTCGACCGGGCCCTTCCGGACCTTCTGGCGGCGCTGCCCGACGGGGGACGCCTCCTGATTACGGCCGACCACGGCAACGATCCGACGACCGCGTCCACCGATCACGCCCGTGAATACGTCCCGCTGCTCTACGTCGGCGTGCCTCCGGTGGACCTGGGCATCAGGCACGGCTTCACCGATCACGCCGCAACAGTCGCGGATTATTTCGGTGTGCCGTACCCTGTGGACGGACAATCATTTGAACCCGCATGA
- a CDS encoding EutN/CcmL family microcompartment protein produces MGTVWATRKQASLEGRRMLVVQPMTFAGTDIGSPLVALDSVNAGVGSTVIYVTSTEATIPFKPTPTPVDATIVGILDRIDRKG; encoded by the coding sequence ATGGGCACGGTGTGGGCCACCCGCAAGCAGGCCTCCCTGGAAGGCCGGCGCATGCTGGTCGTACAACCCATGACGTTCGCCGGAACGGACATCGGCTCGCCGCTGGTTGCCCTGGATTCCGTAAATGCCGGCGTCGGAAGCACCGTGATCTATGTCACGTCCACCGAGGCGACCATTCCGTTCAAGCCGACGCCCACCCCGGTGGATGCCACCATCGTGGGGATCCTGGACCGCATAGATCGGAAAGGATAG
- a CDS encoding protein-L-isoaspartate(D-aspartate) O-methyltransferase, with product MNTSEAKYQRRRQELVALLREKGIANERVLDAIGSVPRHAFVQHGMLTRAYDDVALPIGHGVTISQPFTVAYQTDILGVKPDSRILEIGTGSGYQAAVLCEMGAQVFTIERIRPLYDKTSELLKRLGYRAVCRYGDGTHGWESVGPFDGILVTAGAESVPKPLLAQLRAPEGMKPGGRLVIPVGDRSVQQMYRITRMGDDAFEEEILDDFKFVPLLSDTSR from the coding sequence ATGAACACGTCCGAAGCGAAATACCAGCGACGGCGCCAGGAATTGGTTGCATTGCTCCGCGAAAAGGGCATAGCGAACGAGCGGGTCCTGGACGCCATCGGCTCCGTGCCGCGCCATGCGTTCGTGCAGCATGGCATGCTGACCCGGGCTTACGACGACGTGGCCCTGCCCATCGGGCATGGCGTGACGATTTCGCAGCCCTTCACGGTAGCCTACCAGACCGACATCCTGGGCGTGAAACCGGATTCGAGGATCCTGGAAATCGGGACCGGCAGCGGATACCAGGCCGCCGTCCTGTGTGAAATGGGGGCGCAAGTGTTTACCATCGAGCGGATCCGCCCCCTGTATGACAAGACATCGGAGTTGCTGAAGCGCCTGGGTTACCGGGCGGTGTGCCGGTACGGGGACGGGACACACGGATGGGAATCGGTCGGGCCGTTCGACGGCATCCTCGTCACGGCCGGCGCCGAGTCCGTGCCCAAGCCGCTGCTGGCCCAGTTGCGGGCGCCGGAAGGCATGAAGCCCGGGGGGCGCCTGGTCATTCCGGTCGGGGACCGGTCGGTCCAGCAGATGTACCGGATTACGCGGATGGGGGACGATGCGTTCGAAGAGGAAATCCTGGACGACTTCAAGTTCGTTCCGCTTTTGAGCGATACGTCGCGCTGA
- a CDS encoding SdrD B-like domain-containing protein: protein MRTTSFRSLFVASTFLVLVLAAALPGWFANTAQAVPATFAGVATECKIEGLDIGKNNVQILVDGEYVTVTSWIFKSGSSTEYVGFTLDKYIENGKVKAGTTTYTFSGTSWMHPSGTTGMGISNIDFCDANVYPVPDPEDAFCYLIADNDNFKSGSADGLTFLDGSFNEFYIGMTGTPNTEALAFVPETGILYGGDANELVTINVLTGAATVVGSFGSGSGEFGTISLSDVDGLTWDPFQDIMYATSRRNGEDVLFQVDVTTGKVVKNAFGPGVDYVGVDEINNLDDIDDIAISTFDGKMYAIQNESGQDSRLILINKTDGTTTDIGDLDVPNVEGLGFYPDGRLLAITGDATRSVVEISLSPFSSTTTLIENLGVNGFGDYEGIACLTEPDNVIMGSVFVDPALIDLELDKTASVQETQALDTIEYTVTLTNATTDLANSPQANSGVAAPGVTVELFRDNGTVGTYEPGTDELLASTVTAGDGSYTFDVSANGDFLVRVDLSSVANLAVNPTDNIEAVSFAGFGGSSDDHDFFFTTFTTATGISVADTFPANATFVSASTASGSFNNGTKVWSPANLAPGASVTLTINATSTATSTVENCAEVMTANEPDVDSTPGNDDANEDDQDCHSYEPQRDPGTPDVKVEKTASETDVDLGDAFSYTLTASNIGDGPATGVVLTDALPYGVAFVSANPNAGVSYDANTHTITWTVGSLAPSASTQLVVNVMVDWMTGSYTGGFLQDGVYTLQNHPDGSVAPPLYGLRLDKLFGGKTPITFDFEHAQSDMRMRILNGGTSIEIYGQAWGGNDTGGAYANAGLWNIQFVYNTTVSQVPGDDDLYVTAETDHGSVTPLYTTAYFNAGQVYHLMPKSDGNFSFRLGDEDNDNGHRGFDGISGWGWLKHNGDGQLSHKATSDFLFTAHPAPDAMENCVELSAMNETDSNAANNEACVDTPPVDPGANSLSGTVFKDNDQDGILDGGEPGQGGVTINVYGDLNGNGVKDGGEPLYATTVTAGNGTYSVAIPTVGHFVVESVHPATYPANAVLTTDNVETAFFASFGNHDANNNFGFYVQQAPPEVDIKVQKDGDLSAADLGDTIEYTLTATNMGNAQATGVVLTDELPYGVSFVSANPNAGVVYDANTHTITWTVGTLAGGASSQITVNVLVDWMTGTFSGSFLQDGFYRLINHPVHGQAPPPYGLRLDQLYAGTGPITFNFDHPQSDMRMRIENGGSTVTLFGTAWGGIDTGAAYSQDGLWEIYMQYDGTVAPAGGDDDLLVTVETDNGTITPLYTTAYFNAGDPFALTGKSDGNYTFRLGNEDDDLGFRSTPGVSGWGWLSHDGPGDMGYYSASDWGFMATPAPDALENCLTVHALDQMDANPNNDASCFTTVTPPVDDPGLNFITGTVFLDLDQDGVRDGGEPGQDNVTVTVYRDVNTNGQVDGGDTVFSSTVTPANGFYAVLVPETGSFVVTTDFPGSYPAGSALTTDNVETAVFANYWNVDSGNDFGFFAAQQGPEIDLSLEKTADVNAVQVGGFITYTLTLTNSAQAAQAATGIEIWDTFPHALIEIQSTAPAAGVVFNNNNGTLKWTIPSLAPGASTQLTILAEATAVGNAVNCAQVGTATGNDPDSTPGNGNVNEDDYDCFPVEITVNAPVTGSIGDLVFQDQNNNGQWDPGEPGLGGVLVRLYAGACGPNGTPIALRTTQANGSYLFTGLPAGDYCVDVRDDTVPFGYVLSTGNDPMTVTLAQGDAYDDADFGYYYDPQLTTVDLELVKEVDTSSPALNDDVTFTITIRNQGPGTATGVIVRDIIPVGLVFVESSATQGGYEATKLGYWTIGTLEPGQTEVLTITTTVVITNMIENIAQVVAVDQPDIDSTPGNGIPSEDDQDNALVESRGPGAAGDITRAECADIGTINAILYEPNHNIVLAGSEVGSVHISNDQGLNWPVFMQSNGGAAIQDIVATPNGSAIYVGTFGDGVWRSTDGGENWSKYKLGTNTVNDLDLDLNNNLLYAAVEGKVMFIDLGTGTTGTVAGDPFNDQVLSLVYDENTNRLIAASAGAGAWKYEAGSWTDVSAGLPIGKINTMLQTPAGAVLAGTNSDGVYVFGGGGWFQYGMGLDSEPIESLGLGGNGEILAGARESGAYYFNQVSFEWESIGNLPIFTVASMTAGAQGEVYAGAPGEGIYVIYDTDFDGIPDQAHQVANFMTSAVIQDMVVAPNGDIYAASYGYGVLYSSDGGNCWTRMNRGLENLWTFGIARTSDGTLFIGIWADGLGGIWRSTNNGRDWEFLAYGDRQIISLAVDPNDEDIIYAGANLAGEGSIVRSLDGGDTWQQLQSFIQPVWAIQIDPNNSNRIVVGTLGDGIYESLDQGATWNQIGAVANGLADPNGFDLKFGPTGRLFAATNAGVYVYDDQGGFPTYTWSLYGNGSEVYQMRTIEFVGSDIYAGTWNAGLVFYDSGTGDWTDLGLADIPVIAFAVHQASETLVIGTSGSGVYLNHNIRASFATDTEEAPTGSELPSAFSLDQNYPNPFNPQTTIPFGLTESGPVRIAVYDVLGREVSMLVDRVMEPGQHRITWEAGDLPTGNYLVRMEAGGKVFTRSMVLMK, encoded by the coding sequence ATGCGTACAACCTCATTCCGTTCCCTCTTCGTTGCATCCACCTTCCTGGTGCTCGTTCTGGCCGCCGCCCTGCCGGGCTGGTTCGCCAATACGGCACAGGCCGTGCCCGCCACCTTTGCAGGGGTGGCAACAGAGTGCAAAATCGAAGGGCTGGACATCGGCAAGAACAACGTCCAGATCCTGGTGGACGGCGAATACGTCACTGTCACGAGCTGGATCTTCAAGTCCGGATCGTCGACTGAATACGTCGGGTTCACGCTGGACAAGTACATCGAGAACGGCAAAGTGAAGGCCGGTACGACCACCTACACGTTCTCCGGCACGTCGTGGATGCATCCCAGCGGGACGACGGGCATGGGCATCTCGAACATCGACTTCTGCGACGCGAACGTGTATCCCGTACCCGACCCTGAGGACGCATTCTGCTACCTGATTGCGGACAATGACAACTTCAAATCCGGGAGCGCCGATGGGCTGACCTTCCTGGATGGCTCGTTCAACGAGTTCTATATCGGCATGACGGGCACGCCGAATACGGAGGCGCTGGCGTTCGTTCCGGAGACAGGCATCCTGTATGGGGGTGATGCCAATGAGCTCGTCACCATCAATGTATTGACCGGAGCGGCCACGGTGGTGGGCTCATTCGGTTCGGGATCGGGTGAATTCGGTACCATCTCGCTGAGCGATGTGGACGGCCTGACGTGGGATCCCTTCCAGGACATCATGTACGCCACGTCCCGACGCAATGGTGAGGACGTCCTGTTCCAGGTCGATGTGACCACCGGGAAGGTCGTCAAGAATGCGTTCGGACCCGGCGTCGACTACGTGGGTGTCGATGAAATCAACAACCTGGACGACATCGATGACATTGCCATTTCGACCTTCGACGGCAAGATGTACGCCATCCAGAACGAGAGCGGCCAGGACAGCCGTCTCATCCTGATCAACAAGACCGACGGCACCACCACCGACATCGGTGACCTGGACGTTCCGAACGTCGAAGGACTCGGTTTCTACCCGGACGGCCGCCTCTTGGCCATTACCGGTGACGCCACGCGCTCCGTCGTGGAAATCAGCCTCAGCCCCTTCTCCTCCACCACGACCCTCATCGAGAACCTGGGCGTGAACGGATTCGGCGACTATGAAGGCATTGCCTGCCTCACCGAGCCGGACAACGTCATCATGGGCTCGGTCTTCGTGGACCCGGCACTCATCGACCTGGAGCTCGACAAGACCGCCTCCGTGCAGGAAACGCAGGCCCTCGACACCATCGAATACACAGTGACCCTGACCAATGCCACCACGGACCTGGCCAACAGCCCGCAGGCCAACTCGGGCGTTGCCGCTCCGGGTGTGACGGTCGAGCTGTTCCGTGACAACGGCACGGTGGGCACCTACGAGCCAGGTACAGACGAACTGCTGGCTTCCACGGTTACCGCCGGCGACGGCAGCTATACGTTCGACGTGTCGGCCAACGGCGACTTCCTGGTCCGCGTCGATCTTTCGAGCGTGGCCAACCTGGCGGTCAACCCGACCGACAACATCGAAGCCGTTTCCTTCGCCGGATTCGGAGGCAGCTCGGACGACCACGATTTCTTCTTCACGACGTTCACGACGGCAACCGGCATTTCGGTCGCCGACACGTTCCCCGCCAACGCTACGTTCGTATCGGCATCCACCGCTTCGGGCTCATTCAACAATGGCACGAAGGTGTGGTCGCCGGCCAACCTGGCACCGGGCGCATCGGTGACGCTGACCATCAACGCTACGTCAACAGCGACCTCCACGGTCGAGAACTGCGCGGAAGTCATGACGGCCAACGAACCGGATGTGGACTCCACGCCTGGCAACGACGACGCGAACGAGGATGATCAGGACTGCCATTCCTATGAGCCGCAACGCGATCCAGGCACGCCGGACGTAAAGGTCGAAAAGACCGCCAGCGAAACGGACGTGGATCTGGGCGATGCGTTCTCCTACACGCTGACGGCCTCCAATATCGGTGACGGTCCTGCAACAGGCGTTGTGCTGACCGATGCGCTCCCCTACGGTGTCGCATTCGTATCGGCCAACCCGAATGCCGGCGTATCGTATGACGCCAATACACACACCATCACCTGGACGGTGGGTTCGCTGGCGCCGAGCGCATCGACCCAACTTGTCGTGAACGTGATGGTCGACTGGATGACCGGCTCGTATACCGGTGGATTCCTGCAGGACGGCGTCTACACGCTTCAGAACCATCCGGACGGCTCCGTCGCACCTCCCCTTTACGGGCTGCGTCTCGACAAGCTGTTCGGTGGCAAGACGCCCATCACGTTCGACTTCGAGCACGCCCAGTCGGACATGCGCATGCGCATCCTGAATGGCGGTACGTCCATCGAGATCTACGGCCAGGCCTGGGGCGGCAACGACACGGGTGGCGCCTATGCCAATGCCGGACTCTGGAACATCCAGTTCGTTTACAACACGACGGTTTCCCAGGTCCCTGGCGACGACGACCTCTACGTGACGGCCGAGACCGATCACGGCAGTGTCACCCCCCTGTACACGACGGCATACTTCAACGCGGGCCAGGTCTACCACCTCATGCCCAAGTCCGACGGCAATTTCTCGTTCCGCCTCGGCGACGAGGACAATGACAACGGACACCGCGGCTTCGACGGAATCTCCGGATGGGGATGGCTCAAGCACAACGGCGACGGACAGCTGTCGCACAAGGCCACGAGTGACTTCCTGTTCACCGCACATCCTGCACCGGATGCCATGGAGAACTGCGTCGAACTGTCGGCCATGAACGAGACGGACAGCAATGCGGCCAACAACGAGGCGTGTGTGGATACGCCGCCTGTTGATCCGGGTGCGAACAGCCTCTCGGGTACCGTATTCAAGGATAACGACCAGGACGGCATCCTGGACGGCGGTGAGCCGGGCCAGGGTGGCGTGACCATCAACGTCTACGGTGACCTGAACGGCAACGGCGTGAAGGACGGCGGCGAGCCGCTCTACGCGACCACCGTGACGGCCGGCAACGGCACCTACTCGGTGGCCATCCCGACCGTGGGTCACTTCGTCGTGGAGTCGGTTCACCCGGCCACCTACCCGGCCAACGCCGTACTGACGACCGACAATGTGGAAACGGCCTTCTTTGCCTCCTTCGGCAACCACGATGCCAACAACAACTTCGGCTTCTACGTGCAGCAGGCACCTCCGGAGGTGGACATCAAGGTCCAGAAGGACGGTGATCTGAGCGCCGCGGACCTGGGTGACACGATCGAGTACACCCTCACAGCCACGAATATGGGAAATGCCCAGGCGACCGGTGTGGTCCTGACGGACGAACTGCCCTACGGCGTATCGTTTGTCTCGGCGAATCCGAATGCCGGGGTGGTCTATGACGCCAACACCCACACCATCACCTGGACCGTCGGTACGCTGGCGGGCGGTGCATCGTCCCAGATCACGGTCAACGTGTTGGTGGACTGGATGACGGGTACGTTCTCCGGCAGCTTCCTGCAGGATGGATTCTACCGCCTCATCAACCATCCGGTGCACGGGCAGGCACCGCCGCCGTACGGCTTGCGTCTTGACCAGCTGTATGCCGGAACGGGGCCCATCACGTTCAACTTCGACCACCCGCAGTCGGACATGCGCATGCGCATTGAGAACGGTGGATCGACCGTGACCCTGTTCGGTACCGCCTGGGGCGGGATCGACACCGGAGCGGCCTATTCGCAGGACGGTCTGTGGGAAATCTACATGCAGTACGACGGCACGGTGGCTCCGGCCGGTGGCGATGATGACCTGTTGGTCACCGTCGAAACCGACAACGGCACCATCACCCCGCTCTACACGACGGCCTACTTCAATGCCGGCGACCCGTTTGCCCTCACCGGCAAGTCGGACGGCAATTACACCTTCCGTCTCGGCAATGAGGATGACGACCTCGGATTCCGTTCCACACCGGGCGTGAGCGGCTGGGGATGGCTCAGCCACGACGGCCCCGGCGACATGGGCTATTACTCCGCATCGGACTGGGGCTTCATGGCGACACCGGCTCCGGACGCGCTGGAAAACTGCCTGACCGTGCATGCACTGGATCAGATGGATGCAAACCCGAACAACGACGCGTCGTGCTTCACCACAGTGACGCCTCCGGTCGACGATCCCGGTCTGAACTTCATCACCGGTACGGTCTTCCTGGACCTCGACCAGGACGGCGTGCGTGACGGCGGCGAGCCGGGTCAGGACAATGTGACGGTCACGGTGTACCGCGATGTGAACACCAACGGCCAGGTAGACGGCGGTGACACGGTGTTCTCCTCGACCGTGACGCCGGCCAACGGCTTCTACGCCGTGCTCGTACCGGAAACCGGATCGTTCGTGGTCACCACGGACTTCCCTGGATCCTATCCGGCCGGTTCTGCCCTGACCACGGACAACGTGGAAACCGCCGTGTTCGCCAACTACTGGAACGTGGATTCCGGGAATGACTTCGGCTTCTTTGCGGCCCAGCAGGGTCCTGAAATCGACCTCAGTCTCGAGAAGACGGCTGACGTGAACGCCGTACAGGTGGGTGGATTCATCACCTACACGCTGACGCTCACGAACAGCGCCCAGGCGGCACAGGCGGCCACCGGTATCGAAATCTGGGATACGTTCCCGCATGCCCTGATTGAAATCCAGTCGACGGCTCCGGCCGCAGGTGTGGTATTCAACAACAACAACGGAACGCTGAAGTGGACCATCCCGAGCCTCGCGCCGGGTGCGTCGACCCAGCTGACCATCCTTGCCGAAGCCACGGCTGTCGGGAATGCAGTGAACTGTGCCCAGGTGGGCACGGCCACGGGCAACGACCCGGACTCCACGCCGGGCAACGGCAACGTGAACGAGGACGATTACGACTGCTTCCCGGTCGAGATCACGGTGAATGCACCCGTCACGGGCTCCATTGGCGATCTGGTCTTCCAGGATCAGAACAACAACGGCCAGTGGGATCCGGGCGAACCCGGTCTGGGTGGCGTCCTTGTGCGTCTCTACGCCGGTGCATGCGGACCGAACGGTACGCCGATCGCCCTCCGCACGACACAGGCCAACGGATCGTACCTGTTCACCGGTCTGCCCGCAGGCGACTACTGCGTGGATGTCCGGGACGATACGGTGCCCTTCGGCTACGTCCTGTCCACCGGCAACGACCCGATGACGGTCACGCTGGCCCAGGGTGATGCCTATGACGATGCGGACTTCGGCTACTACTACGATCCCCAGTTGACCACGGTCGACCTGGAGCTCGTCAAGGAAGTCGATACGTCGAGCCCGGCCCTGAACGATGACGTGACCTTTACGATCACCATCCGGAACCAGGGTCCAGGTACGGCCACGGGCGTCATTGTCCGTGACATCATCCCGGTCGGCCTGGTCTTCGTCGAATCGAGTGCCACGCAGGGTGGCTACGAAGCCACGAAGCTCGGGTACTGGACCATCGGAACGTTGGAGCCCGGACAGACGGAGGTGCTCACCATCACCACGACGGTGGTCATCACCAACATGATCGAGAACATCGCGCAGGTGGTGGCCGTCGATCAGCCGGACATCGACTCGACGCCAGGCAACGGTATACCGAGTGAGGATGACCAGGACAACGCCCTGGTGGAATCCCGCGGACCCGGAGCAGCGGGTGACATCACCCGCGCCGAGTGCGCCGACATCGGCACCATCAATGCCATCCTGTACGAGCCGAACCACAACATCGTGTTGGCCGGCTCGGAAGTGGGCAGCGTCCACATCTCGAACGACCAGGGCCTGAACTGGCCGGTGTTCATGCAGTCCAACGGTGGCGCTGCCATCCAGGACATCGTGGCCACCCCGAATGGCTCGGCCATCTACGTGGGTACGTTCGGAGACGGCGTATGGCGTTCGACGGACGGCGGTGAAAACTGGAGCAAGTACAAGCTCGGCACGAATACGGTCAATGACCTGGACCTCGACCTGAACAACAACCTGCTCTATGCAGCTGTGGAAGGGAAGGTCATGTTCATCGACCTCGGCACCGGCACGACCGGTACCGTCGCCGGCGACCCGTTCAACGACCAGGTCCTCTCGCTCGTCTATGATGAGAATACGAACCGTCTGATTGCGGCCTCGGCCGGAGCGGGTGCGTGGAAGTACGAGGCCGGCTCCTGGACGGACGTCAGCGCGGGTCTGCCCATCGGCAAGATCAACACCATGCTGCAGACGCCTGCCGGTGCTGTGCTGGCCGGTACCAACTCCGACGGCGTGTACGTCTTCGGTGGCGGCGGCTGGTTCCAGTATGGCATGGGTCTCGACAGCGAGCCGATTGAATCACTCGGCCTGGGCGGCAACGGCGAAATCCTCGCCGGTGCACGTGAGTCGGGTGCCTACTACTTCAACCAGGTCTCCTTCGAATGGGAGTCCATCGGCAACCTGCCCATCTTCACGGTCGCATCCATGACCGCTGGAGCCCAGGGCGAAGTCTACGCCGGTGCGCCGGGTGAAGGCATCTATGTCATCTACGACACGGACTTCGACGGCATCCCGGATCAGGCGCATCAGGTGGCCAATTTCATGACCAGTGCGGTCATCCAGGACATGGTGGTTGCCCCCAACGGCGACATCTATGCCGCCAGCTATGGTTACGGCGTCCTCTACTCGAGCGACGGTGGCAACTGCTGGACGCGCATGAACCGTGGCCTGGAGAACCTCTGGACGTTCGGAATTGCACGCACGTCGGACGGTACACTCTTCATCGGCATCTGGGCCGACGGACTGGGTGGCATCTGGCGCTCCACGAACAACGGTCGTGACTGGGAATTCCTGGCCTATGGTGATCGTCAGATCATTTCGCTGGCCGTGGATCCGAACGACGAGGACATCATCTACGCCGGCGCCAACCTGGCCGGTGAGGGATCCATCGTACGGTCCCTGGACGGTGGCGACACGTGGCAGCAGCTGCAGTCCTTCATCCAGCCGGTGTGGGCCATCCAGATCGACCCGAATAACTCCAACCGGATTGTCGTGGGCACGCTCGGCGATGGCATCTACGAGAGCCTGGACCAGGGCGCCACGTGGAACCAGATCGGTGCGGTGGCAAACGGACTGGCCGATCCGAATGGCTTCGACCTGAAGTTCGGTCCGACCGGACGTCTCTTCGCTGCCACCAACGCTGGGGTCTATGTGTATGATGACCAGGGTGGATTCCCGACCTACACGTGGAGCCTGTACGGCAACGGCAGTGAAGTCTATCAGATGCGGACCATCGAGTTCGTCGGTTCCGACATCTACGCCGGCACATGGAATGCAGGACTGGTGTTCTACGACAGCGGTACGGGCGACTGGACCGACCTCGGTCTGGCCGACATCCCGGTCATCGCATTCGCCGTGCACCAGGCCAGCGAAACGTTGGTCATCGGAACGAGTGGATCGGGCGTCTACCTGAACCACAACATCCGGGCGAGCTTCGCCACCGATACGGAGGAAGCTCCGACCGGAAGCG
- the cdaA gene encoding diadenylate cyclase CdaA — MTLIPWIIPIRVVDLIEIGLVAFVLYKLYQLMRGTIAVQIGVGILALYIVQVLVTAADMTILRALFGSISEVFVLAVIVLFQPEIRRLLLLLGQNPLVRRIMRSPAQEERISEIVRAVEIMSDRRIGALIVFERSSGLRSYIETGAQLHAQVSEDLLVTIFYSQNPLHDGAVIIRDGRIEAARCILPVSTNMKLSPHLGLRHRAAVGVTEVSDAFVIVVSEETGQISVARDGELKQNIPVLSISKYVTEALSPRIAVPEPESAVEKA, encoded by the coding sequence ATGACCCTGATCCCCTGGATCATACCCATCCGCGTGGTCGATCTCATTGAGATCGGCCTGGTGGCGTTCGTGCTGTACAAACTGTACCAGCTCATGCGCGGTACGATTGCCGTGCAGATCGGGGTGGGGATCCTGGCCCTCTATATTGTCCAGGTGCTCGTGACGGCGGCCGATATGACCATCCTCCGCGCGCTGTTCGGTTCGATTTCCGAAGTGTTCGTGCTGGCCGTCATCGTACTGTTCCAGCCGGAAATCCGGCGGCTGCTGTTGCTGTTGGGACAGAACCCCTTGGTGCGGCGCATCATGCGGTCGCCGGCCCAGGAGGAACGGATATCCGAAATCGTGCGCGCCGTGGAAATCATGAGTGACCGGCGCATTGGCGCGCTCATCGTGTTCGAGCGCTCCAGCGGGCTGCGCAGCTATATCGAAACGGGCGCGCAACTGCATGCCCAGGTCAGCGAGGACCTGTTGGTGACCATCTTCTATTCCCAGAACCCGTTGCACGACGGCGCGGTCATCATCCGGGACGGCCGGATAGAGGCCGCCCGATGCATCCTGCCGGTATCCACCAACATGAAACTGAGCCCGCATCTCGGGCTCCGGCACCGCGCGGCGGTGGGGGTCACCGAGGTTTCCGATGCATTCGTGATCGTGGTATCGGAAGAAACGGGGCAGATTTCCGTGGCCCGCGACGGCGAATTGAAACAGAATATTCCCGTGCTTTCCATCAGCAAGTATGTGACCGAGGCGCTCTCGCCCCGGATTGCCGTTCCGGAACCTGAGTCCGCGGTAGAAAAGGCATGA
- a CDS encoding EutN/CcmL family microcompartment protein, which yields MILGKVIGTVWATRKAESLRGLTLQLVQEVEADGSPKSRVVVAVDSVGAGVGELVLFAQGSSARQTPVTKDKPVDAVIMAIVDKMDLE from the coding sequence ATGATACTCGGAAAGGTAATCGGCACCGTCTGGGCCACCCGCAAGGCGGAAAGCCTGCGCGGCTTGACGCTCCAACTCGTCCAGGAAGTCGAGGCGGATGGCTCGCCGAAGTCCCGCGTGGTGGTGGCCGTGGACAGCGTAGGCGCCGGTGTGGGTGAACTCGTGCTCTTCGCCCAGGGCTCAAGCGCCCGGCAGACCCCGGTCACCAAGGACAAGCCGGTCGATGCCGTCATCATGGCCATCGTCGACAAGATGGACCTCGAATGA